AGATTCAATACACGTTATCAGCCACGTGCAGGAGGTGAGCTGGGCCAAGGAGGTTCTTTCTGGGCCTCTGAAGTGGAAAACCAGCAGTGAAAAGGCAGTTAGCTGCGGGAGCAGAGGCTTCAAGGGCGTGTGGGATGTGGGCAAGTTGCGTGGGTACTCTGGTGCTTGTCGTGGAGGGCCAGTTATGAAGGACCTCACGGGTAGGAGACCCACAATGGTGGACATCCTGAGGTTTTGTGACATGTAAAACACAGGTGTCCGTGATCAATAAAGCTGATTATAAGTCTTATGCAGTTGCCAATCTACTTGTATCACTGTAATAGGGAGGAACCTTCATATTCCATTACAAGTTAATCGCcgaagggatgttgcctataagcttaaattatacgtaatggcccatctctgggaaccttGTCTTCCAGaaaatgagcattaagctaaaacaCCTATGTTGAGCTCACAGGAAACACCCAGACCATGCCCACCTGTGAATGGCAAGGGGGTGAAATTAACCCATCCCTCCGGAGTCTGGCCGGAACCAGGGCTtgaccccctccccttttagtttAAAAGACGCTGGAATTCCAACTTGGTGAAGATGGCTCTTTGGGGGTCCTAGTCCACCAGCTTTTTGGTCTGCTGGTTttccgaataaagttgctattcctcgCCACAACAATTTGTCACTAGACTTGTTGGCCTGTTGTGCGGCGAGCAGTGGGAACTTGGTCTTGGTAACAAATTTTGGCCAGCCAAGGGTCTTGCTGCTGTGGCCAGCCAGTCCCGGCTGGGGAATTTTCTGGGAAGGCCCTAGCGGCTGCAGGACCAACTGTCCTGAGGATCTTTCCTTCAAATTTCCCAAAGTGGCACCGGCTGCCCCAGCGCTTGGCAGTTGGAGCCAGGAATCAACTTCTGGGAGCCAATGGGCTCCATGCAGTAGGGTAAGTGGCTTCAGGGTGTACAGTTTGAAAcattatttcctctctgtttaAGGCTTTTTTGCTCCAGAATGAAccagtttgttttgtatttgagtAGGGTACCCTGAGGAAATAGTTGCTGGATTTTTACTCAGTTTGTGAAATgttctcgtttttttttttttttttcccaatggatGCTAGCATTTGTGTGCATCGTTTGTTTGGTTTGCCTTgtacttgtctttaaaaaatgggacAGTTTCAACTATTTCTAAAGAAAGTCCTCTGAGGTGAATTTTGGATGTCTGATTACAGCTAGGAAACCATGACAAAGAGGAAGAGTGTATGACCACGGTACCTGTTCGGATCTCCACCAGGGGTTTAGGCAGGGTCATCTTGGGACCCTGTGTACCATGTACTGCCACCTTTGTGTTAATTACATTGTTTGTGTCCCCTGTGTTGGTATATGTAGAACCCCGTGGCCAAACTTGAGAGTTAATTtagggttttctgtttgttctttgggtttcttgtttcattttgttttggtactgtttcttcatttacagCCAAATCAGTTTGATCTTTAAAACTTTTGCTGGTGTCAAATGGAggaaaggaacaggaaaaggggggggggaaaaCCTGTCCTCGTCCAGAAGTGGGACGTtcccagggagaagagaagggttCCCCTTGGTTCCTAAAACCTCCAAAAGCCCCCAAATCACCAAAACCCCCTAAATCCTCTGTGTGGTATTACATTAGGGTGGGAAAAAGTCAAGTTTTCACCTTAGGTTAAATAAACCCAAGGGAAAATCTGTTcatacaggaagaaagaaaagaaaaggaatgagggTGAGGTGCCTATCTCTGGCTGAGCTGTTATGCCAATATATCCACCCttccaccccctcccaacactgggggTCAGGAGGTGGCCAGACTAGCATCCCCTCCTTACAAGAATCAATTAGAAAATCCTGTGCTGGTTCCTGGAGTGCAGGGACCTGGTCTGATATTGCCATCTAGGACCCAGCTGGGGCCAGGAGTCACCCCCAGGGCAGGGTAGATTCCCTTGTGCACTTAGGGAGCCTGCGTGTCAGTGGCCAGCAGGCTGCGTATCTATGGATGCATAGCCCTTTCTTCACCCCAGACTTGTTTAGTTAGAAAGATCGCAGCCCTCCTTACAGGGAGGCTCCTCTGGGTGGAAGGAGGATGGTCATCGACAAGGCCGGGGAAGAAGCTGACCAGCTCCGCCTCAGACCCAGATGGTCCACCTGAAGCCTGCTTGACATCACCCCCAGCTGAACCAAATCGGGACTCCAGTGAGGGAGGAACACCCTTACTGGAGCACTTCACTGTAAGCGCATCTTGGCAGAGCCTTGAAAAGGGGAACCAAAGCAAAAGAGCTTGAACAAAATTCAAGAAATTCAGTAAAAACCAAATGAAGATTTATAAGGCCAACAGAGCATACTGATGTAGATCCCCGAGGCCCCTGAAAATACAAAGCGCCCCagtagaagaaaatgacaaaagttagATGGTATGTTTGGAATGAACCCCTCTCAGTTGGTAGATGTTGCTTTTAAAGAGTTCAGCAGCAGGGCACAAGGACAggagatgcaaaaaaaaaaaaaaaaaaaaaccatatttcTGGCGGTGGCATTGGATTCCTGGAAGGTGAGTCACCCAAAGAGAGGCAACCACctttggggaaggaaggatgcTCTTACTGTTAGAAAGAAGGGCACTGGGGAAAAAGATTGCCTTAGGCTAAATAGGAAGGAGGGGAATAAAAGATGGGAGTCGCTCAGCTGGTAGAAGGAAAGGAACACTGATGAATGAAGAGGCCCGGGGGCTCCCTTGGCCTTAAGGTGCCCAGTTCCAACTTCCCCACAGGAGCCCCGGGTAAAACTGACAGTGGGGAATGAGCTGATTAACTTTCTGATGCAGGTGCAACATACTGTGGTGAACACCAGTGTGGCACAGAACACACCTCAATCCATCCTGGTCATGAGAGTCCCTGGAGGAGTACAAAATCCTTCATTCTTATACCCTCCAGGATGCCAACTAGGGGACCTCACTCTCAAACAGTTTCTTCTATATGCCAGAGTGTCCAGTCCCTCTCCTTTGTAGGAAAGGACAAAGCGAGGGCCATAGAGTAGGGTTTCAGACCTCCCCAGATGGGGTCTCAACACGGAGGAACCTGCCCCGCCGAGAGCTAGCCAATAGACTTGACTCAAATGCCTTGAGCTGTAGGACATTTCCCATAGCTGCTGGTGTTTGTGGACACTTTTTCAGGATGGGGGGAAACCATATCCCACCCAGACAGAAACAGCTTCCAAAGTGGGTAAAGCCCTCCTTGAGGAAATTGTCCTCTGATTTGTATTAAAGCATTgcaaattatttggaaaatacattcaTCTTGGAGACTACAATCAAcaggaaaaacatgagaaaatgaatGATGCATTAAAAAGGAGCATTGCTAAGTATGTCAGGAGACTAATTTAACTTGGGATAAGATCTTGCCAGTTGCCCTGCTATGGATCAGAGTGGTTCCCAGAAGCAGGCTTAAATTAAACTCCTTTGAAATACTGCGTGGTAGGCCATTCCAGTGTCTGCCCAGGCGGGAGAATCTATAAATGCTCTGAGGGACCTAGCGGTTGCCAATTATGTTAAAACTTTGGGCACTGTTGGTCTCTGTTCATGAGTGTGCCTCCAGCAGATCCACCTATCCAAGTGGAGTAGCTTTACATCCTTTCTGACCCTGAGACCGAGTCCTCCTTAAAACCTGAAGAGAACAAGGGCCTGAACTTCAGCTGCCTCCCTGGTGGACAGGACTGCACGTGACACACACTCGCCTGTCAAGCAAGCTACGGTAAAGCTGTGGATTCATCCCACTTGGGTTAAAGCAGCACCactgtcctttaaaaaatgacCCAACTTCTGAGAGGCCTGGGGACCCTTAGAACCCTTTAGGTTGTGAACCGTTAGAATACTTAAGGTTGCTCTTCATAATctcaatacttattttttttaatttcattgtaggTGGAGACAGGTTaacctatttaatttttaaaagcattttattttattattttttaatggaggtactggggactgaacccaggacctcatgcatgctaagcctgttctctaccactgagctataaccaccACCCTAATCTATTTAATTTTGTCCAGATAAATAGCACAGGAATTTAGTGTAATCACGGTACAAAGTTAAAATTAATAGATAATGTGTTGGGAGATGGAACCAAAATCCCAAGTTCAATTACAAATTAAGATGACAAAGTGCTGAGGGGTTTCATCAAGTTCAGATAGTTGTAGGTTAAAAAAGCAAAGAGGATTGTACTGCTGACTGAAATTTAAGGAGTATTCCCTGTCCAAGGCTGATCCATTCATTCCATAATCACCTTTGCTTTGTCCTCATTATGCAGGAAGTAGCCCGGGTGGTCTTTGCCCCTTTTCCCACAGGACTGTGGAATGGGTCATTGACAGTGGGGAATTGTAAAAGGGAAGAACCTTCATGTTCTattacaagttaatcactaaagggatgttgcctataagcttgAATTATACATAATGGTCCAtttctgggaaccctgcctcccaggtgatGAGCGTTAAGCTAAAACACCTTTGAGCTCCCAGGCAACATCTTGACCAAGCCCGCCTGTGAATGGCTGGCTGCAGGCGGGATGAAACTAACACATCCCCTCCAGAGCCTGGCCGGAACCAGtttcttttagtataaaagaagcctgaattttaaCTTGGGGAAGGTGGTTCTTTGGGGGCACTAGTCCACCAtattcttggtctgctggctttctgaataaagttgctactACCTCGCCCCAATGACTCATCACTGGATTTGTTGGCCTGTCATGCGGTGAGCAGTACAAGCTTGGTCTCTGACCTTGGACATGACCTAGTCGTCTTTCATACATACTGCTCTGTTGGATTAGTGTGAGGAAGCCACGTGTAAGACATGAAAAGTGCTTTGTCCACTACTTTCTACCCCCATGAGGAAACATATGGGTAGCTTCTTAAATAAAACAGATTCCTGGCTTCCCATCTCTATCATCTTCCTAAATTGAGATTCTTTGGGAATGGAGCctagaaatctgaattttaaataagcaTATCCTGTGATTGATTAGGTTGGTCCAAGGAGACTTAGAAAAGACTGCAAGAATCGATTAAGGTgcgtgtgtgtttggggtggggaaaACAGTACTTTGATCTGTGGCCACAAGGTGGCAGCAGAGAGAGGTAAGGAGAAACTAGCGCCTCAGGcacccagaggggctgggggtgggcagacaCTGGGATGGGttctgggaggaggcaggccctGTATTGCTTCCAGGTCTCCTTTGCCAGGTGGAGTCTGTTACTGCAGACGAATCCCCCATAACCGCCTGTCTCATTACCAGATCTTTAGGGACACTCTGCTTTTGCCAAACTCTGCCGGCAGAAACTGCATtagtgtgaccttggccaggcTGTGGGTGGTGGTAATGTGTGTTCCATGTGGGTGATTATGGGAGGCAAGGGATGTCACCTGCACAAGGGAGCTTACTTAAAGGACACCTGTGCATTGTTGAAAGCAGGGCCTTCCACCTCCCCGCCCACCCTTTGCTGCCAGGCTTGTGGTTCCAGGTGTTCTTAAAGGACCTATCCACCTGCGCCAGGCCTGCTCCACTCATGAGATTGGGTCTGTGGCTGGGGAGCTGGCCAAAGACCAGGCAAAGGCtactgggatggggtgggggcagggaataCAGGATGGGGCAGCTGCCTCTGGGAGCAGCCAAGATGTCCCTGGCTGCAGTAGGGGTGGTAAAAGGATTAGGTGACAGTCCCCTAACCCAGCCCGGAACtaacaccctcctccccctcactCACGCACCCTGGCCTGCCACCCTCCAAGCCTGCCAAAGCTCAGAATAACCCCAGGGCCAGACAGCAGGATGGCGGGGGCTCTGCTCAGTGCCTTGCTCCTCTTGCAGCTCCTTGGTATGGTCAGGGTCGGGGGAAGTGGTCGGGCACACACACAGGATACTGATGTAAAGGGACAGGACAAAGACAAGGACCGAGACATGATTTTTGGTTTCCAGGCACACTCTCACTGGTTCAGGAGACAGACATGAAAAAATACACAGcctcagagacagacacacagagaaacagtCTTGCAGACCCAGGGGCGGAGAGGAGGCTCCTTAGCCTCTCCATCTCCAGTGAGCCCACTGCttggccccttccccaggcagaggtgaggggaagAATGAGGAATTGCGTCTTTACCACCACCTCTTGGACAACTATGACCCAGGAAGCCGGCCAGTGCAGAAGCCTGAGGACACTGTCACCATCACCCTCAAAGTCACCCTGACCAACCTCATCTCACTGGTAAgattccccacctccaccccagtgcCATCTCTGAGCCCAAAATCCCAACTGCTGAGCTCAGGCCTAAAGCTTGCATCAATCACCCTAATCTTCCATTTGCAGAATGAGAAAGAGGAGACCCTCACTACCAGCGTCTGGATTGGAATCGTGAGTCCCGTCTGGGGTACAGTGAGGTCTTGCCCAGGGGCTCCCTTTCTCCCAAACCTCTGGCGGGCCCCAGGGCACACGTCCTTGCGTCCCCTCCCTCTTAGGACTGGCATGATTACCGACTCAACTACAGCAAGGACGACTTTGGGGGTGTAGAAATTCTGCGGGTCCCTTCAGAGCTCGTCTGGCTGCCTGAGATTGTGCTGGAAAACAAGTGAGGACCCGGCCACAATGGAGGGAAGCCGAAGCCTTGGGGATGGGCTGGccctggctggggcaggagtgTTGCTTGGACGGGGAGGGGGCCGCGGACCTGCGCAAACGCTCGGTTTCCCGGAGCCCACAGTATCGACGGCCAGTTCGGCGTGGCCTATGCCGCCAACGTGCTGATTTCCGACGGTGGCTACGTAAGCTGGTTGCCCCCGGCCATCTACCGCAGCACCTGCGCGGTTGAGGTCACCTACTTCCCCTTCGACTGGCAGAACTGCTCGCTCATTTTCCGGTAGGAATGTTACTCCAAGGCCCAGATGATTCAGGGATTATGGGGACAGGGGGCGGGGCACCTAATCTAGGGCGGGGCTTTGTGCTGGAGGCGGAGCCAGACATGTGGATGGAGTGGGGCGGCTCGAGCCGGTTAGAAGTAGGGGTGAAAACCGAGGCGTGGAGGCGGGGCCTGGGTAAAGGGGTGGGGCGTAAACCCCGGCCCCCATGCCAGATCCCGGCATCCACAGCCGGGCCTGAGAATGGGGCCCTGGTCTGAGCCTCAGATTGCGGGTCCGAGCCTCTCAGGTGGGGGCCTCGACCCTGGCTCCGCAGCTCTCAGACGTACAATGCTGAAGAGGTGGAGTTTGTCTTTGCCAAGGACAACGGTGGTGAGGCCATCAGCAAGATCGATATCGACACTGAGGCCTATACCGGTGAGGCCTCCTGCTCCAAAAATCCCGCTTCTAGACCGGTCCAGAGAGGGAACTCGCTGAGTGGGGTTGCCCTAGGCCATCGATGCTGGAATCGACTTTGGCAACCGCGCTTCAACCTGCCCCTTTTATGAAATCACTTTTGATTGTCAGACTGGTCCCGCTTTCTCGCTTGTGGCGGTTCCATCCCCTCCCGGGAATGCCCCTTTTGCTTCAGTTGTCTGAAGCCGGCGGCCCATGGCTCAGGCAGTCCAGaccacctgccccacccaccctggtCCAGACGGTTTGCATCCTCTCCTCACTCGGAGTTACGGGCTCCCGCGGTCAAGTGTGGGGcgggagagcagagcagggcgCCCCACCACCAGACAGCGGGCTGACCGCGCCTCCTGTCCTGCAGAGAATGGCGAGTGGGCCATCGACTTCTGCCCCGGCGTGATCCGCCACCACAACGCTGGCTCCGCTGATGGCCCGGGGGACACTGACGTCCTCTACTCGCTCATCATTCGCCGGAAGCCGCTATTCTACGTCATTAACATCATCGTGCCCTGCGTGCTCATCTCTGGCCTAGTGCTGCTCGCCTACTTCCTGCCGGCCCAGGGTAAGGAGTGGCCCCGACCCCAAACCTGGTCTTGCTCCTGGGGGGCGGGGCCTGCTCTCACCAGGCACTCCCTCCAGCCGGTGGCCAGAAATGCACTGTCTCCATCAACGTCCTGCTTGCCCAGACCGTCTTCTTGTTCCTAATTGCCCAGAAAATCCCAGAGACGTCTCTGAGCGTGCCGCTACtggggaggtgagggcagagTGTGTTGCGTGGCTGGTGTAAAGGGCGGAGCCAGACGAGCATGGGGCGGGGTCGGGGGCGCGGCCGGGGGCGcggctggggagggcggggccaAAACCACTCTGGGAAAAGTCTTGGctgtctcctccccacctgggctTTATTTGGATGTGGGGTGGAGCTAGGACCGTGTTGGGTTCTCTGGTCCTCTGTCCTCTGCACTGCTGCTGGACGCCACCTTGAGGTCTCCTGAGTATCTCTGTTGGGGCGGGCTGGCTCAGTGCCTACCCAGCTCCGTCACCTCTGGCATCCAACTCTCCCCTAACCCCAAACTCACCAGTTCCCCGGGGGTTTCGAGGCCCAGCTGGCACCGCCACTGTTGCAGGAATGAGGTGGACCCATGCAGACCTCGTCCACACAGGCATAGCCACACCCCCTGGAGCAGAAGCTGGGCGGTAGCGCCCGCAGCAGCGCTAGCTTGCTGAGCCCCCTCCTGTACGATATGGGCTACCCGGGCCAAGGCTCCACCCGGATCCCCAGAGCC
The sequence above is a segment of the Camelus ferus isolate YT-003-E chromosome 16, BCGSAC_Cfer_1.0, whole genome shotgun sequence genome. Coding sequences within it:
- the CHRNE gene encoding acetylcholine receptor subunit epsilon isoform X3 → MAGALLSALLLLQLLGRGEGKNEELRLYHHLLDNYDPGSRPVQKPEDTVTITLKVTLTNLISLNEKEETLTTSVWIGIDWHDYRLNYSKDDFGGVEILRVPSELVWLPEIVLENNIDGQFGVAYAANVLISDGGYVSWLPPAIYRSTCAVEVTYFPFDWQNCSLIFRWGPRPWLRSSQTYNAEEVEFVFAKDNGGEAISKIDIDTEAYTENGEWAIDFCPGVIRHHNAGSADGPGDTDVLYSLIIRRKPLFYVINIIVPCVLISGLVLLAYFLPAQAGGQKCTVSINVLLAQTVFLFLIAQKIPETSLSVPLLGRYLIFVMVVATLIVMNCVIVLNVSLRTPTTHAMSPRLCHVLLELLPRLLGWGLPPEVPPAASPPRRASSLGLLLRAEELILKKPRSELVFEGQRHRHGTWTAVLCQSLGAAAPEIRCCVDAVNFVAESTRDQETTGEEVSDWVQMGKVLDNVCFWAALVLFLLGSSLIFLGAYFNRVPELPYPPCM
- the CHRNE gene encoding acetylcholine receptor subunit epsilon isoform X4, coding for MAGALLSALLLLQLLGRGEGKNEELRLYHHLLDNYDPGSRPVQKPEDTVTITLKVTLTNLISLNEKEETLTTSVWIGIDWHDYRLNYSKDDFGGVEILRVPSELVWLPEIVLENNIDGQFGVAYAANVLISDGGYVSWLPPAIYRSTCAVEVTYFPFDWQNCSLIFRSQTYNAEEVEFVFAKDNGGEAISKIDIDTEAYTENGEWAIDFCPGVIRHHNAGSADGPGDTDVLYSLIIRRKPLFYVINIIVPCVLISGLVLLAYFLPAQAGGQKCTVSINVLLAQTVFLFLIAQKIPETSLSVPLLGRYLIFVMVVATLIVMNCVIVLNVSLRTPTTHAMSPRLCHVLLELLPRLLGWGLPPEVPPAASPPRRASSLGLLLRAEELILKKPRSELVFEGQRHRHGTWTAVLCQSLGAAAPEIRCCVDAVNFVAESTRDQETTGEEVSDWVQMGKVLDNVCFWAALVLFLLGSSLIFLGAYFNRVPELPYPPCM
- the CHRNE gene encoding acetylcholine receptor subunit epsilon isoform X2: MTGSQSLRPGHSFPSDTRTHHLLFPGVPHSFTEELTCEEGKTSSPGRGEGKNEELRLYHHLLDNYDPGSRPVQKPEDTVTITLKVTLTNLISLNEKEETLTTSVWIGIDWHDYRLNYSKDDFGGVEILRVPSELVWLPEIVLENNIDGQFGVAYAANVLISDGGYVSWLPPAIYRSTCAVEVTYFPFDWQNCSLIFRSQTYNAEEVEFVFAKDNGGEAISKIDIDTEAYTENGEWAIDFCPGVIRHHNAGSADGPGDTDVLYSLIIRRKPLFYVINIIVPCVLISGLVLLAYFLPAQAGGQKCTVSINVLLAQTVFLFLIAQKIPETSLSVPLLGRYLIFVMVVATLIVMNCVIVLNVSLRTPTTHAMSPRLCHVLLELLPRLLGWGLPPEVPPAASPPRRASSLGLLLRAEELILKKPRSELVFEGQRHRHGTWTAVLCQSLGAAAPEIRCCVDAVNFVAESTRDQETTGEEVSDWVQMGKVLDNVCFWAALVLFLLGSSLIFLGAYFNRVPELPYPPCM
- the CHRNE gene encoding acetylcholine receptor subunit epsilon isoform X1, with amino-acid sequence MTGSQSLRPGHSFPSDTRTHHLLFPGVPHSFTEELTCEEGKTSSPGRGEGKNEELRLYHHLLDNYDPGSRPVQKPEDTVTITLKVTLTNLISLNEKEETLTTSVWIGIDWHDYRLNYSKDDFGGVEILRVPSELVWLPEIVLENNIDGQFGVAYAANVLISDGGYVSWLPPAIYRSTCAVEVTYFPFDWQNCSLIFRWGPRPWLRSSQTYNAEEVEFVFAKDNGGEAISKIDIDTEAYTENGEWAIDFCPGVIRHHNAGSADGPGDTDVLYSLIIRRKPLFYVINIIVPCVLISGLVLLAYFLPAQAGGQKCTVSINVLLAQTVFLFLIAQKIPETSLSVPLLGRYLIFVMVVATLIVMNCVIVLNVSLRTPTTHAMSPRLCHVLLELLPRLLGWGLPPEVPPAASPPRRASSLGLLLRAEELILKKPRSELVFEGQRHRHGTWTAVLCQSLGAAAPEIRCCVDAVNFVAESTRDQETTGEEVSDWVQMGKVLDNVCFWAALVLFLLGSSLIFLGAYFNRVPELPYPPCM